A stretch of the Nitratifractor salsuginis DSM 16511 genome encodes the following:
- a CDS encoding peptidoglycan glycosyltransferase FtsW, translating to MSDKALFYAVCALFTLSLVLVYSLSTFTVHYYGYDDFHFFLRQLASVLLGIGIMVTLSWLDPDRWFVRLGFAIFLLSLLAMILMPFLPASLAKEVLGAKRWIRLGPISLAPVEFFKVGFVFFIAWSFSRKLIQHGKLSLLREFLVLLPYLAVFGLAVVLIAIFQKDLGQVVVLAATMLILTLIAGRSLKFFFTSLFLGLVGVVTLILIAPHRMRRIKSWWSTVQDHFLSFFPQDMVAKLRVPEASEPYQIANSLNAIHNGGWLGQGLGNGQFKLGYLSEVHTDFVLAGLTEELGFVTLILVAGLLIFIIFRLLQIASRLHQPAYYLFTVGVALLILFAFIVNSYGIAGVTPIKGIAVPFLSYGGSQILASSVAIGMVLMVSKKIEEKKSKRKKHG from the coding sequence ATGTCGGACAAAGCACTTTTTTATGCAGTATGTGCTCTTTTTACCCTCTCGCTTGTCCTGGTCTACTCCCTCTCGACCTTCACGGTCCACTATTACGGTTACGACGATTTTCACTTTTTTTTGCGTCAGCTGGCTTCGGTCCTCCTGGGGATCGGCATTATGGTGACGTTGAGTTGGCTCGATCCCGACCGCTGGTTCGTGCGTCTGGGCTTCGCCATTTTCCTCCTCTCCCTCCTGGCGATGATCCTGATGCCCTTTCTGCCGGCCTCTCTGGCCAAGGAGGTCTTGGGGGCCAAGCGCTGGATTCGCCTCGGGCCCATCTCGCTGGCGCCGGTGGAGTTTTTCAAGGTCGGTTTCGTCTTCTTTATCGCCTGGAGTTTTTCCCGCAAATTGATCCAGCACGGCAAACTCTCCCTATTGCGGGAGTTTCTGGTTCTACTGCCCTATCTGGCGGTGTTCGGCCTGGCGGTGGTGCTCATCGCCATCTTCCAGAAGGATCTGGGGCAGGTGGTAGTCCTGGCGGCGACGATGCTCATTCTGACCCTCATAGCGGGCCGCAGCCTCAAATTCTTTTTCACTTCCCTTTTCCTGGGTTTGGTCGGTGTGGTGACTTTGATCCTCATTGCCCCCCACCGGATGCGGCGTATCAAGAGTTGGTGGTCGACGGTGCAGGATCATTTCCTGAGCTTTTTCCCCCAGGATATGGTGGCGAAGCTTCGGGTTCCGGAAGCGAGCGAACCCTATCAAATCGCCAACTCACTCAATGCCATTCACAACGGCGGTTGGTTGGGCCAGGGGCTGGGTAACGGACAATTCAAACTGGGTTATCTCAGTGAAGTCCATACCGACTTCGTTTTGGCAGGTTTGACCGAAGAGCTCGGCTTTGTGACTCTGATCCTGGTGGCGGGGCTGCTGATCTTCATCATCTTTCGACTACTGCAGATTGCTTCACGCCTTCATCAGCCGGCTTATTACCTCTTTACCGTCGGGGTGGCGCTGCTGATCCTCTTTGCCTTTATCGTCAATAGCTACGGGATCGCCGGGGTGACACCGATCAAAGGGATCGCCGTGCCTTTTCTCAGCTATGGAGGATCCCAGATCCTCGCCTCATCGGTGGCCATCGGGATGGTCTTGATGGTTTCGAAGAAGATCGAAGAGAAAAAATCCAAAAGGAAAAAACATGGGTAG
- a CDS encoding peptidoglycan D,D-transpeptidase FtsI family protein, whose amino-acid sequence MAVVLIAGFLSAVLRIQERPRKMPPHTSVIHDRALRGAILSREGYTISRSNKTYEATVHARSIDPEKKELFIRLFAIYSGLSEKEVRQAFLDKKGHPKKGFVVLSKEIDASTAIQLKYLAYQLRRLHVFRSFPNKRGVQVLYGLDILENGEEREFQLKDTLTPVIGYVRSRNVGRYRKIYGVKGLEKRYEPYLNKTQDGLVRGMRDVIGTIIRNKSSLRIPRRDGYNLHLNVSLALQKYVEATLDRMKEETGAKEIIAAVMESRSGKLLTLASSERYDPAHITQADIPKLNAKFTEYPYEPGSVIKPLTLAIALDKNRVTPDTVINTYNGGPFHISKHQTITDDEAYDSLSATDIIVHSSNIGISQIAWRLSGAEFHKGLSAFGLGRRTGIDLSRELPGRIKPARLLERKPHEANQAYGYGMHATFVQLLRAHNAFNNGGLLVTPRIVDSVTDASGKKYRIDTPAPHRIIKPHTARQLHRILEKVVSEGTGVAAQYPGLDIGGKTGTAHITEHGHYVKKYNSSFYGFANDDKGHRYEIGVLVIQASKYHKYFAAQSAVPTFKAIVDDMVELGYLHPNLTPEQREAMLAKEKKRRAAARKKQQERTRQIKELLRRQREQMRRQERKNHTAPRHRRPAPIPARVHHKPRVYTPAPIPRRRTPHEALPDMF is encoded by the coding sequence ATGGCGGTCGTTCTCATCGCCGGCTTCCTCAGCGCCGTTCTGCGTATCCAGGAGCGTCCCAGAAAAATGCCGCCGCATACTTCGGTCATTCACGATCGGGCTCTGCGGGGAGCCATCCTCTCCCGGGAGGGTTACACCATCAGCCGGTCCAACAAAACCTACGAAGCCACCGTCCACGCCCGCAGCATCGATCCGGAGAAAAAAGAGCTCTTCATCCGTCTTTTCGCCATCTACAGCGGATTGTCCGAAAAGGAGGTCCGGCAAGCATTTCTCGATAAAAAAGGGCATCCCAAAAAAGGCTTCGTCGTCCTGAGCAAAGAGATCGACGCTTCCACCGCGATCCAGTTGAAGTATCTGGCTTACCAGCTCCGTCGTCTCCACGTCTTTCGTTCCTTCCCCAACAAACGGGGTGTCCAGGTCCTCTATGGGCTGGATATCCTCGAAAACGGAGAGGAACGGGAATTCCAGCTCAAAGATACCCTGACCCCCGTCATCGGCTATGTCCGAAGCCGCAATGTCGGCCGCTATCGAAAGATCTACGGCGTCAAGGGGCTGGAGAAGCGTTACGAACCCTACCTCAACAAAACCCAGGACGGCCTGGTGCGGGGGATGCGGGATGTCATCGGCACCATCATCCGCAACAAGAGTAGCCTGCGCATCCCCCGCCGAGACGGATACAACCTGCACCTGAATGTCTCCCTCGCGCTGCAAAAGTATGTCGAAGCGACCCTCGACAGGATGAAAGAAGAGACCGGGGCCAAAGAGATCATCGCCGCCGTGATGGAGAGCCGAAGCGGCAAACTCCTCACTCTAGCCAGCTCAGAGCGTTACGACCCCGCGCACATCACCCAGGCGGATATCCCCAAGCTCAATGCCAAATTCACCGAATACCCCTATGAACCCGGCTCCGTCATCAAACCCCTCACCCTGGCCATCGCCCTCGACAAGAACCGGGTCACTCCCGATACGGTCATCAACACTTACAACGGCGGGCCTTTTCATATCAGCAAACACCAAACCATCACCGACGACGAAGCCTACGACTCCCTCAGCGCCACCGACATCATCGTCCACTCCTCCAACATCGGGATTTCCCAGATCGCCTGGCGGCTCAGCGGTGCGGAATTTCACAAGGGATTGAGCGCTTTCGGCCTGGGGCGGCGCACCGGTATCGACCTCTCCCGGGAACTCCCCGGGCGGATCAAGCCGGCCCGTCTGCTGGAGCGCAAACCCCACGAAGCCAACCAGGCCTACGGCTACGGAATGCACGCGACCTTTGTCCAGCTGCTGCGGGCCCACAACGCCTTCAACAACGGCGGCCTGCTCGTCACTCCCCGGATCGTGGATTCCGTCACCGATGCCTCAGGGAAAAAATACCGCATCGACACTCCGGCACCTCATCGGATCATAAAACCCCACACCGCCCGGCAACTCCACCGAATCCTGGAAAAAGTGGTCAGCGAAGGAACCGGTGTCGCCGCCCAGTACCCGGGCCTGGACATCGGAGGCAAAACAGGAACGGCCCATATCACCGAGCACGGCCACTATGTCAAAAAATACAACAGCTCCTTCTACGGTTTCGCCAACGACGACAAAGGGCATCGCTACGAGATCGGAGTCCTGGTGATCCAGGCAAGCAAGTACCACAAATATTTCGCCGCCCAATCCGCCGTCCCGACCTTCAAAGCCATTGTGGACGATATGGTGGAACTGGGCTATCTCCACCCCAACCTCACTCCCGAACAGCGGGAAGCGATGCTGGCCAAAGAGAAAAAACGCCGCGCCGCCGCCCGGAAAAAGCAGCAGGAACGCACCCGGCAGATCAAAGAGCTGCTCCGCCGCCAGCGGGAGCAGATGCGTCGACAGGAGCGGAAAAACCATACAGCGCCCCGGCACCGCAGACCGGCACCGATCCCCGCCCGAGTGCACCACAAACCCCGGGTCTATACCCCGGCTC